From Triticum urartu cultivar G1812 chromosome 2, Tu2.1, whole genome shotgun sequence, a single genomic window includes:
- the LOC125540002 gene encoding purple acid phosphatase 22-like isoform X1: MNTNIEKENSAAMPAPTCLSPPSLPLHHTAIASTSLLSGGRRHRRSRPRHMSGLVLLKAKAGDVDGHVDGGDERLLATRRHAVLGVARVLFAAANERCLRGMDRAALGCGGFLAGAMANSWRVLMQGLASLMFLCARADEYVRQPPSPLVLTAHDKPAAHPQQVHISTVGRDKMRISWVTDDRSTPSVVEYGESRGNYTASATGDHATYKYFFYESGAIHHVTIGPLAPGTTYHYRCGKAGDELTLRTPPASLPVELVVIGDLGQTRWTASTLAHIGGADYDMLLLPGDLSYADTQQPLWDSFGRLVQPLASARPWMVTEGNHEAEALPVVGFAPFVAYNARWRMPHEESGSASNLYYSFDAAGGAAHVVMLGSYAEFEEGSAQRAWLERDLAGVDRRRTPWLLVLLHAPWYNTNQAHQGEGEAMRAAMESLLYEARVDVVFSGHVHAYERFTRVYDNEADGRGPMYITIGDGGNREGLALKFLDYHKSAHLSVFQEASFGHGRLRLVDETSAVWTWHRNDDEYATVRDEVWLESLASPKLSMAAVGRQDEEL, translated from the exons ATGAACACGAACATAGAAAAAGAAAATTCTGCAGCAATGCCAGCCCCAACCTGCCTatctcctccctccctccccctccACCACACCGCCATCGCCAGCACGAGCCTCCTCTCCGGTGGCCGCCGCCACCGTCGCAGCCGCCCACGGCACATGTCAG GTCTCGTGCTACTTAAAGCCAAGGCCGGCGATGTCGACGGCCATGTCGACGGAGGGGACGAGCGCCTCCTGGCTACGCGGCGACACGC CGTCCTCGGCGTGGCCAGGGTCCTCTTCGCGGCGGCGAACGAGCGGTGCCTGCGGGGCATGGACCGGGCGGCGCTCGGGTGCGGGGGCTTCCTCGCGGGGGCCATGGCCAACTCGTGGAGGGTGCTCATGCAGGGGCTCGCGTCGCTCATGTTCCTCTGCGCGCGCGCCGATGAGTACGTCCGGCAGCCGCCGAGCCCGCTCGTGCTCACGGCCCACGACAAGCCGGCGGCTCATCCTCAGCAG GTGCACATTTCAACTGTGGGAAGGGACAAGATGAGGATTTCATGGGTCACTGACGACCGGAGCACGCCGTCGGTGGTGGAGTACGGCGAATCCCGGGGCAACTACACCGCGTCGGCGACGGGCGACCACGCGACGTACAAATACTTCTTCTACGAGTCCGGCGCGATCCACCACGTGACGATCGGCCCGCTGGCGCCCGGCACGACCTACCACTACCGGTGCGGCAAGGCCGGCGACGAGCTCACCCTCCGGACCCCTCCGGCGTCGCTCCCGGTGGAGCTCGTCGTCATCGGCGACCTGGGCCAGACCCGGTGGACGGCGTCGACGCTGGCGCACATCGGCGGCGCGGACTACGACATGCTGCTGCTCCCGGGCGACCTGTCGTACGCGGACACGCAGCAGCCGCTGTGGGACTCGTTCGGGCGGCTGGTGCAGCCGCTGGCGAGCGCGCGGCCGTGGATGGTGACGGAGGGCAACCACGAGGCGGAGGCGCTCCCCGTCGTCGGCTTCGCGCCCTTCGTCGCCTACAACGCGCGGTGGCGGATGCCGCACGAGGAGAGCGGCTCCGCCTCCAACCTCTACTACTCGTTCGACGCGGCCGGCGGCGCGGCGCACGTCGTGATGCTGGGGTCCTACGCCGAGTTCGAGGAGGGGTCGGCGCAGCGCGCGTGGCTGGAGCGGGACCTCGCCGGCGTGGACCGGCGGAGGACGCCGTGGCTGCTGGTGCTGCTGCACGCGCCGTGGTACAACACCAACCAGGCCCACCAGGGGGAGGGCGAGGCGATGCGCGCCGCCATGGAGAGCCTCCTCTACGAGGCCCGCGTCGACGTCGTCTTCTCCGGCCACGTCCACGCCTACGAGCGATTC ACGAGGGTCTATGACAACGAGGCCGACGGCCGGGGCCCGATGTACATTACCATCGGCGACGGCGGCAACAGAGAAGGGCTTGCTCTCAA GTTCCTGGATTATCACAAGTCGGCGCACCTGTCGGTGTTCCAGGAGGCGAGCTTTGGGCACGGCCGGCTGAGGCTCGTCGACGAGACGAGCGCCGTCTGGACGTGGCACCGCAACGACGACGAATACGCCACCGTCCGCGACGAGGTCTGGTTGGAGAGCTTGGCTAGTCCAAAGCTATCCATGGCAGCCGTCGGTCGTCAGGACGAGGAGCTGTAG
- the LOC125540002 gene encoding purple acid phosphatase 22-like isoform X3 has product MSTAMSTEGTSASWLRGDTRKKPTAFLLRALLFICVAFRVAAALIRVLYHVAAGSVLGVARVLFAAANERCLRGMDRAALGCGGFLAGAMANSWRVLMQGLASLMFLCARADEYVRQPPSPLVLTAHDKPAAHPQQVHISTVGRDKMRISWVTDDRSTPSVVEYGESRGNYTASATGDHATYKYFFYESGAIHHVTIGPLAPGTTYHYRCGKAGDELTLRTPPASLPVELVVIGDLGQTRWTASTLAHIGGADYDMLLLPGDLSYADTQQPLWDSFGRLVQPLASARPWMVTEGNHEAEALPVVGFAPFVAYNARWRMPHEESGSASNLYYSFDAAGGAAHVVMLGSYAEFEEGSAQRAWLERDLAGVDRRRTPWLLVLLHAPWYNTNQAHQGEGEAMRAAMESLLYEARVDVVFSGHVHAYERFTRVYDNEADGRGPMYITIGDGGNREGLALKFLDYHKSAHLSVFQEASFGHGRLRLVDETSAVWTWHRNDDEYATVRDEVWLESLASPKLSMAAVGRQDEEL; this is encoded by the exons ATGTCGACGGCCATGTCGACGGAGGGGACGAGCGCCTCCTGGCTACGCGGCGACACGCGTAAGAAGCCGACCGCCTTTCTGCTCCGCGCGCTGCTCTTCATCTGCGTGGCATTCCGCGTAGCCGCGGCGCTCATCCGCGTTTTGTACCACGTCGCCGCCGGCAGCGTCCTCGGCGTGGCCAGGGTCCTCTTCGCGGCGGCGAACGAGCGGTGCCTGCGGGGCATGGACCGGGCGGCGCTCGGGTGCGGGGGCTTCCTCGCGGGGGCCATGGCCAACTCGTGGAGGGTGCTCATGCAGGGGCTCGCGTCGCTCATGTTCCTCTGCGCGCGCGCCGATGAGTACGTCCGGCAGCCGCCGAGCCCGCTCGTGCTCACGGCCCACGACAAGCCGGCGGCTCATCCTCAGCAG GTGCACATTTCAACTGTGGGAAGGGACAAGATGAGGATTTCATGGGTCACTGACGACCGGAGCACGCCGTCGGTGGTGGAGTACGGCGAATCCCGGGGCAACTACACCGCGTCGGCGACGGGCGACCACGCGACGTACAAATACTTCTTCTACGAGTCCGGCGCGATCCACCACGTGACGATCGGCCCGCTGGCGCCCGGCACGACCTACCACTACCGGTGCGGCAAGGCCGGCGACGAGCTCACCCTCCGGACCCCTCCGGCGTCGCTCCCGGTGGAGCTCGTCGTCATCGGCGACCTGGGCCAGACCCGGTGGACGGCGTCGACGCTGGCGCACATCGGCGGCGCGGACTACGACATGCTGCTGCTCCCGGGCGACCTGTCGTACGCGGACACGCAGCAGCCGCTGTGGGACTCGTTCGGGCGGCTGGTGCAGCCGCTGGCGAGCGCGCGGCCGTGGATGGTGACGGAGGGCAACCACGAGGCGGAGGCGCTCCCCGTCGTCGGCTTCGCGCCCTTCGTCGCCTACAACGCGCGGTGGCGGATGCCGCACGAGGAGAGCGGCTCCGCCTCCAACCTCTACTACTCGTTCGACGCGGCCGGCGGCGCGGCGCACGTCGTGATGCTGGGGTCCTACGCCGAGTTCGAGGAGGGGTCGGCGCAGCGCGCGTGGCTGGAGCGGGACCTCGCCGGCGTGGACCGGCGGAGGACGCCGTGGCTGCTGGTGCTGCTGCACGCGCCGTGGTACAACACCAACCAGGCCCACCAGGGGGAGGGCGAGGCGATGCGCGCCGCCATGGAGAGCCTCCTCTACGAGGCCCGCGTCGACGTCGTCTTCTCCGGCCACGTCCACGCCTACGAGCGATTC ACGAGGGTCTATGACAACGAGGCCGACGGCCGGGGCCCGATGTACATTACCATCGGCGACGGCGGCAACAGAGAAGGGCTTGCTCTCAA GTTCCTGGATTATCACAAGTCGGCGCACCTGTCGGTGTTCCAGGAGGCGAGCTTTGGGCACGGCCGGCTGAGGCTCGTCGACGAGACGAGCGCCGTCTGGACGTGGCACCGCAACGACGACGAATACGCCACCGTCCGCGACGAGGTCTGGTTGGAGAGCTTGGCTAGTCCAAAGCTATCCATGGCAGCCGTCGGTCGTCAGGACGAGGAGCTGTAG
- the LOC125540002 gene encoding purple acid phosphatase 22-like isoform X2, with protein sequence MTPYQVSCYLKPRPAMSTAMSTEGTSASWLRGDTRKKPTAFLLRALLFICVAFRVAAALIRVLYHVAAGSVLGVARVLFAAANERCLRGMDRAALGCGGFLAGAMANSWRVLMQGLASLMFLCARADEYVRQPPSPLVLTAHDKPAAHPQQVHISTVGRDKMRISWVTDDRSTPSVVEYGESRGNYTASATGDHATYKYFFYESGAIHHVTIGPLAPGTTYHYRCGKAGDELTLRTPPASLPVELVVIGDLGQTRWTASTLAHIGGADYDMLLLPGDLSYADTQQPLWDSFGRLVQPLASARPWMVTEGNHEAEALPVVGFAPFVAYNARWRMPHEESGSASNLYYSFDAAGGAAHVVMLGSYAEFEEGSAQRAWLERDLAGVDRRRTPWLLVLLHAPWYNTNQAHQGEGEAMRAAMESLLYEARVDVVFSGHVHAYERFTRVYDNEADGRGPMYITIGDGGNREGLALKFLDYHKSAHLSVFQEASFGHGRLRLVDETSAVWTWHRNDDEYATVRDEVWLESLASPKLSMAAVGRQDEEL encoded by the exons ATGACACCCTACCAGGTCTCGTGCTACTTAAAGCCAAGGCCGGCGATGTCGACGGCCATGTCGACGGAGGGGACGAGCGCCTCCTGGCTACGCGGCGACACGCGTAAGAAGCCGACCGCCTTTCTGCTCCGCGCGCTGCTCTTCATCTGCGTGGCATTCCGCGTAGCCGCGGCGCTCATCCGCGTTTTGTACCACGTCGCCGCCGGCAGCGTCCTCGGCGTGGCCAGGGTCCTCTTCGCGGCGGCGAACGAGCGGTGCCTGCGGGGCATGGACCGGGCGGCGCTCGGGTGCGGGGGCTTCCTCGCGGGGGCCATGGCCAACTCGTGGAGGGTGCTCATGCAGGGGCTCGCGTCGCTCATGTTCCTCTGCGCGCGCGCCGATGAGTACGTCCGGCAGCCGCCGAGCCCGCTCGTGCTCACGGCCCACGACAAGCCGGCGGCTCATCCTCAGCAG GTGCACATTTCAACTGTGGGAAGGGACAAGATGAGGATTTCATGGGTCACTGACGACCGGAGCACGCCGTCGGTGGTGGAGTACGGCGAATCCCGGGGCAACTACACCGCGTCGGCGACGGGCGACCACGCGACGTACAAATACTTCTTCTACGAGTCCGGCGCGATCCACCACGTGACGATCGGCCCGCTGGCGCCCGGCACGACCTACCACTACCGGTGCGGCAAGGCCGGCGACGAGCTCACCCTCCGGACCCCTCCGGCGTCGCTCCCGGTGGAGCTCGTCGTCATCGGCGACCTGGGCCAGACCCGGTGGACGGCGTCGACGCTGGCGCACATCGGCGGCGCGGACTACGACATGCTGCTGCTCCCGGGCGACCTGTCGTACGCGGACACGCAGCAGCCGCTGTGGGACTCGTTCGGGCGGCTGGTGCAGCCGCTGGCGAGCGCGCGGCCGTGGATGGTGACGGAGGGCAACCACGAGGCGGAGGCGCTCCCCGTCGTCGGCTTCGCGCCCTTCGTCGCCTACAACGCGCGGTGGCGGATGCCGCACGAGGAGAGCGGCTCCGCCTCCAACCTCTACTACTCGTTCGACGCGGCCGGCGGCGCGGCGCACGTCGTGATGCTGGGGTCCTACGCCGAGTTCGAGGAGGGGTCGGCGCAGCGCGCGTGGCTGGAGCGGGACCTCGCCGGCGTGGACCGGCGGAGGACGCCGTGGCTGCTGGTGCTGCTGCACGCGCCGTGGTACAACACCAACCAGGCCCACCAGGGGGAGGGCGAGGCGATGCGCGCCGCCATGGAGAGCCTCCTCTACGAGGCCCGCGTCGACGTCGTCTTCTCCGGCCACGTCCACGCCTACGAGCGATTC ACGAGGGTCTATGACAACGAGGCCGACGGCCGGGGCCCGATGTACATTACCATCGGCGACGGCGGCAACAGAGAAGGGCTTGCTCTCAA GTTCCTGGATTATCACAAGTCGGCGCACCTGTCGGTGTTCCAGGAGGCGAGCTTTGGGCACGGCCGGCTGAGGCTCGTCGACGAGACGAGCGCCGTCTGGACGTGGCACCGCAACGACGACGAATACGCCACCGTCCGCGACGAGGTCTGGTTGGAGAGCTTGGCTAGTCCAAAGCTATCCATGGCAGCCGTCGGTCGTCAGGACGAGGAGCTGTAG
- the LOC125540005 gene encoding auxin-responsive protein IAA33-like — protein sequence MMSGGGSGSGSGSGAGPSSSSFERHAKRRPPATPASDQQRKLLRLSMQQGQGEEDALAAGVVPPVTVVLDGRCICHRIHLSGHTGYRSLAGALRRMFVDDAAEGDDDGLDLSNAVPGHVVAYEDMEDDLLLAGDLNWKDFCRVAKRIRIIPAKSTTRRIKQCGGAVN from the exons ATGATGAGCGGCGGCGGCAgtggcagcggcagcggcagcggcgcggGGCCGAGCAGCTCCAGCTTCGAGCGGCACGCCAAGCGGCGGCCCCCGGCGACGCCGGCGTCGGACCAGCAGCGGAAGCTGCTGCGGCTGTCGATGCAgcaagggcaaggggaggaggacGCGCTGGCGGCGGGCGTGGTGCCGCCGGTCACCGTGGTCCTGGACGGGCGCTGCATCTGCCACCGCATCCACCTCAGCGGCCACACCGGGTACCGCAGCCTCGCGGGCGCCCTCCGCCGCATGTTCGTGGACGACGCGGCCGAGGGCGACGACGACGGGCTCGACCTCTCCAATGCCGTCCCCGGGCACGTCGTGGCGTACGAGGACATGGAGGACgacctcctcctcgccggcgacctcaACTGGAA GGACTTCTGCCGTGTGGCGAAGAGGATCCGGATCATCCCGGCCAAGTCGACGACCCGAAGGATCAAGCAATGCGGGGGCGCGGTGAACTAG